A single genomic interval of Eurosta solidaginis isolate ZX-2024a chromosome 3, ASM4086904v1, whole genome shotgun sequence harbors:
- the LOC137246874 gene encoding putative nuclease HARBI1, with product MAFEFVANNLTQNVTASSASRVDRRLLRDIDDPFELERAEFKKLYRVSPDIVMGLADRLHENLRGQRISAISEEQQVLCALRFYATGCYQRPVGEQWGISMSQSSISRCIHRATDAINEKVLFDEIKFPMTQEERQAAKEIFSSAHAPFVGGTIGAIDCTHVSILAQKVHEEAYVNHHGYHSINVQMICEPNLKILNVNAKFPGARHDAYIWSSCAARRAMHRAHENGNRHMFLIGDSGYPLEPWLMTPLPNQPEGTPKFRYNEALCKARNPIERLFGVLKGTWRCLSRQRVLLYEPGFAGKIVNACSTLHNIRLREQSFEIDDIDPILVEHAVTNSEETFNSISSAGKRVQERLIANVFS from the exons atggcATTTGAGTTTGTAGCGAATAATTTAACGCAAAATGTAACAGCGTCGAGTGCATCAAGAGTAGATAGGCGCTTGCTCAGGGACATCGATGATCCTTTTGAGCTTGAGCGTGCAGAATTCAAAAAATTGTACCGCGTATCTCCGGATATTGTGATGGGACTTGCTGATCGGCTACACGAAAATCTAAGAGGGCAGAGGATCTCAGCAATATCGGAAGAGCAACAG GTTTTGTGTGCCTTACGTTTTTATGCCACTGGATGTTATCAACGGCCTGTAGGAGAACAGTGGGGAATTTCGATGAGCCAGTCTTCCATCAGCCGATGTATCCATAGGGCGACTGATGCAATAAATGAGAAAGTGCTTTTCGACGAAATCAAGTTTCCTATGACGCAGGAAGAACGACAAGCTGCCAAAGAGATATTTTCGTCAGCACATGCGCCCTTCGTTGGAGGAACGATAGGAGCGATTGACTGTACGCACGTTTCCATTTTAGCTCAAAAAGTTCATGAGGAAGCGTACGTTAATCATCATGGATATCATTCCATAAATGTGCAAATG atatgtgagccaaatttaaaaattttaaatgtgaaTGCCAAGTTTCCGGGAGCACGTCATGACGCATATATTTGGAGTAGTTGTGCAGCTCGGCGAGCAATGCATAGAGCCCATGAAAATGGGAATCGTCATATGTTTTTAATAG GTGATTCTGGGTACCCATTAGAGCCGTGGCTTATGACACCACTACCGAACCAGCCTGAGGGTACTCCCAAGTTTCGATATAACGAGGCTTTATGCAAAGCTCGAAATCCCATCGAGAGACTCTTTGGTGTTTTGAAAGGAACTTGGAGATGTCTTTCACGACAAAGAGTTCTTTTGTATGAACCGGGCTTCGCCGGGAAAATTGTAAATGCCTGCTCAACATTACACAATATTCGTTTGCGTGAGCAGAGCTTTGAGATTGATGACATCGACCCAATTTTGGTGGAACATGCTGTGACCAACTCAGAAGAAACCTTTAACTCGATATCTTCAGCTGGAAAACGGGTCCAAGAGAGACTCATAGCAAATGTTTTCTCCTGA
- the LOC137246873 gene encoding uncharacterized protein isoform X2: MEMRVLNLIGEKYVQGSHDCPDTMEEELRFIFEDDDEEAVTPTVECVVAATPSATPDQTLRRGSKRKNKEQEADDDEEAVECGMATTPSAHHSRGSRAFSATPAQTPRRGLKSKRADAEADKTRRFLEITEVQAQTHRILAENETKRLENEAKLIEMQAKQNEAMFAIVKEIGKWSEAFNQLSDRL, from the exons ATGGAGATGCGTGTGTTAAATTTAATTGGGGAAAAATATGTTCAAGGCTCACACGATTGCCCGGATACAATGGAAGAG GAGCTGCGTTTTATTTTCGAGGACGATGACGAGGAGGCGGTGACTCCGACTGTAGAATGTGTAGTTGCTGCAACACCGTCTGCTACCCCCGACCAAACACTGCGCAGgggttcaaaaagaaaaaataaggaGCAAGAAGCTGATGATGACGAGGAGGCTGTTGAATGTGGGATGGCTACAACACCGTCCGCTCATCACTCGAGAGGGTCTAGGGCATTTTCTGCTACCCCCGCACAAACACCACGTAGGGGCTTAAAAAGTAAGCGTGCTGACGCAGAAGCCGACAAAACGCGGCGATTTTTAGAAATCACTGAAGTGCAGGCTCAAACACACAGG ATACTGGCAGAAAATGAGACCAAACGATTGGAAAATGAGGCCAAGTTAATTGAAATGCAAGCGAAGCAGAACGAGGCAATGTTTGCAATTGTTAAAGAGATTGGAAAGTGGTCGGAGGCGTTTAACCAGCTGTCTGATAGGCTATAA
- the LOC137246873 gene encoding uncharacterized protein isoform X1 produces MRVVSLVGDEYIEGSRDCPDSIEEVWRDLKSRTSNRVRDRNVQRAQTGNRPITLPAPNEMEMRVLNLIGEKYVQGSHDCPDTMEEELRFIFEDDDEEAVTPTVECVVAATPSATPDQTLRRGSKRKNKEQEADDDEEAVECGMATTPSAHHSRGSRAFSATPAQTPRRGLKSKRADAEADKTRRFLEITEVQAQTHRILAENETKRLENEAKLIEMQAKQNEAMFAIVKEIGKWSEAFNQLSDRL; encoded by the exons ATGCGCGTGGTTAGCCTTGTTGGAGATGAGTATATTGAAGGCTCACGCGATTGCCCGGATAGCATAGAAGAA GTCTGGCGCGATTTGAAAAGCCGTACAAGCAACCGCGTTCGGGACCGAAATGTGCAAAGAGCCCAAACAGGCAATCGGCCAATTACCCTCCCGGCGCCGAATGAAATGGAGATGCGTGTGTTAAATTTAATTGGGGAAAAATATGTTCAAGGCTCACACGATTGCCCGGATACAATGGAAGAG GAGCTGCGTTTTATTTTCGAGGACGATGACGAGGAGGCGGTGACTCCGACTGTAGAATGTGTAGTTGCTGCAACACCGTCTGCTACCCCCGACCAAACACTGCGCAGgggttcaaaaagaaaaaataaggaGCAAGAAGCTGATGATGACGAGGAGGCTGTTGAATGTGGGATGGCTACAACACCGTCCGCTCATCACTCGAGAGGGTCTAGGGCATTTTCTGCTACCCCCGCACAAACACCACGTAGGGGCTTAAAAAGTAAGCGTGCTGACGCAGAAGCCGACAAAACGCGGCGATTTTTAGAAATCACTGAAGTGCAGGCTCAAACACACAGG ATACTGGCAGAAAATGAGACCAAACGATTGGAAAATGAGGCCAAGTTAATTGAAATGCAAGCGAAGCAGAACGAGGCAATGTTTGCAATTGTTAAAGAGATTGGAAAGTGGTCGGAGGCGTTTAACCAGCTGTCTGATAGGCTATAA